From Microcoleus sp. FACHB-831, a single genomic window includes:
- a CDS encoding cation-translocating P-type ATPase translates to MSLSSYSNSVPDVARHWHTLEVDKTLELIGSDAASGLTSQQIQERSQHFGPNELQETAGRSSWQILLDQFTNIMLVMLIAVAFISGGLDLLDWQAGNLKPGEIPFKDTIAILLIVILNGVLGYLQESRAEKALAALKQLSSPKVRVIRDGKTLEVDAKELVPGDIMLLEAGVQIPADGRLIEESSLLVREGALTGESQGVNKQARVQLGEDTSLGDRVNLVFQGTEVINGRAKAVVTGTAMQTELGKIAALLQSVESEPTPLQQRMTQLGNVLVTGSLTLVAIVIVGGTIHAGVTNGWNLNKLGNVVKELVEVSLSMAVAVVPEGLPAVITVTLALGTQRMVRRNALIRKLPAVETLGSVTTICSDKTGTLTQNKMVVQRVETASQTFAVTGEGYAPAGEFKLETQTVTADQYPELQQVLFACVLCNDALLQHEEGQWTILGDPTEGALISLAGKGGVDKEPLIQRMRRVGEFPFSSERKRMSTISEAGDIRLGIGDRETPNPQYVMFTKGSPELILERCTQIQIGGRLEAISDAQRTQILEQNNHMAGRGLRVLGFAKKHLDTIPPEGSEETNERDLVWLGLVGMLDAPRPEVRDAVAKCKKAGIRVVMITGDHQLTAQAIAIDLGIAKEGDRVLTGQQLQKLSQEELEQQVNDVTIYARVAPEHKLRIVQALQNQGKFVAMTGDGVNDAPALKQADIGIAMGITGTDVSKEASDMVLLDDNFATIVAATEEGRTVYSNIRRFIKYILGSNIGEVFVIAAAPLLGLGGVPLSPLQILWMNLVTDGLPALALAVEPAEPDVMERPPMNPRESIFAQGLGSYMIRIGIIFAIITIALMWWAYQHTNAPGYQGDKDTWKTMVFTTLCIAQMGHALAVRSNTRLIFELNPFSNPYLLAAVTVTTALQLALVYVPPLRTFFNTHPLSLEELGVCFGFSALMFVWVELEKVFIRLYRSRG, encoded by the coding sequence GTGAGTTTATCTAGTTATTCAAATTCTGTGCCAGACGTGGCAAGACATTGGCATACTCTGGAAGTTGACAAGACGCTGGAGTTAATAGGTAGCGACGCCGCATCGGGACTGACATCCCAGCAGATACAAGAGCGATCGCAGCACTTCGGCCCAAATGAACTCCAAGAAACCGCTGGTCGCAGTTCCTGGCAAATCCTCCTAGATCAGTTCACTAACATCATGCTGGTGATGCTGATCGCAGTGGCATTTATCTCTGGAGGTTTAGACCTGCTGGATTGGCAAGCCGGAAATTTGAAACCCGGTGAAATACCTTTCAAAGATACAATCGCGATTTTATTGATTGTCATCCTCAACGGCGTCTTAGGCTACCTCCAAGAAAGCCGTGCAGAAAAAGCCCTCGCCGCCTTAAAGCAACTCTCCTCCCCCAAAGTACGAGTTATCCGCGACGGCAAAACCTTAGAAGTGGATGCCAAGGAACTTGTACCGGGAGACATCATGCTGCTGGAAGCTGGCGTACAAATACCAGCAGATGGCCGTCTGATTGAAGAATCTAGCTTGTTAGTGCGAGAAGGAGCGCTGACAGGCGAGAGCCAGGGCGTCAACAAGCAAGCACGGGTGCAGCTAGGTGAAGACACTTCCTTGGGCGATCGCGTCAACCTGGTGTTTCAAGGAACCGAAGTCATAAACGGACGTGCTAAAGCCGTTGTCACTGGCACGGCGATGCAGACAGAACTCGGAAAAATAGCCGCCCTCTTGCAATCGGTGGAATCCGAGCCTACCCCTCTGCAACAGCGCATGACGCAGCTAGGTAACGTACTGGTAACTGGCTCTTTGACCCTAGTGGCCATAGTCATTGTGGGTGGCACCATCCACGCGGGCGTCACCAACGGATGGAATTTGAATAAGCTGGGTAACGTTGTTAAAGAACTGGTGGAAGTGTCTCTGAGTATGGCAGTAGCCGTAGTTCCAGAGGGCTTACCAGCCGTAATTACCGTTACCCTAGCGCTGGGAACTCAACGCATGGTGCGTCGCAACGCCCTCATTCGCAAACTCCCAGCTGTAGAAACTTTAGGCAGCGTCACCACCATCTGCTCGGATAAAACTGGAACCCTCACCCAAAACAAAATGGTGGTGCAACGGGTGGAAACGGCAAGCCAGACGTTCGCTGTCACGGGCGAAGGTTATGCGCCAGCGGGCGAGTTTAAACTAGAAACTCAGACAGTCACAGCAGATCAATATCCAGAACTCCAACAGGTATTGTTTGCCTGCGTGCTTTGCAACGATGCCCTGTTGCAGCATGAGGAAGGCCAATGGACGATTTTAGGCGATCCGACAGAAGGAGCGCTGATTTCACTTGCTGGTAAGGGAGGCGTTGACAAAGAGCCTTTGATCCAGAGAATGCGGCGCGTTGGTGAGTTTCCCTTTTCATCCGAACGCAAGCGGATGAGTACGATTAGCGAGGCAGGGGATATACGACTGGGAATAGGGGACAGGGAAACGCCCAATCCTCAGTACGTGATGTTCACCAAGGGTTCTCCAGAGTTAATTCTGGAGCGCTGTACCCAAATTCAGATAGGTGGCAGGCTAGAAGCCATCTCGGATGCACAGCGAACTCAGATACTAGAGCAAAATAACCACATGGCGGGGCGCGGTTTGCGCGTGTTGGGGTTTGCTAAAAAGCACCTAGACACCATACCCCCAGAAGGCTCAGAGGAAACTAATGAGCGCGATTTAGTGTGGTTGGGACTGGTGGGGATGCTGGATGCGCCGCGACCTGAAGTGCGGGACGCGGTAGCGAAATGCAAGAAAGCGGGGATTCGAGTTGTAATGATTACAGGCGATCACCAGCTAACAGCGCAAGCGATCGCCATAGATCTGGGAATTGCCAAAGAAGGCGATCGCGTCCTCACTGGTCAACAATTGCAAAAACTCTCTCAAGAAGAACTCGAACAACAAGTAAACGACGTTACCATCTACGCCCGCGTCGCCCCCGAGCACAAACTACGCATCGTCCAAGCGCTCCAAAATCAGGGCAAATTTGTCGCCATGACCGGAGACGGCGTTAACGATGCCCCAGCCCTCAAGCAAGCCGATATCGGCATCGCTATGGGCATCACTGGCACCGATGTCAGCAAAGAAGCCAGCGATATGGTACTGCTAGACGACAACTTCGCCACCATAGTCGCTGCAACCGAAGAAGGGCGGACTGTTTACAGCAACATTCGCCGCTTTATTAAATACATTCTGGGCAGCAACATTGGTGAAGTTTTTGTCATCGCCGCCGCCCCCTTATTGGGTCTGGGAGGAGTGCCACTTTCGCCGTTGCAAATTCTCTGGATGAACTTAGTTACAGACGGTTTGCCAGCCCTCGCTCTAGCAGTCGAACCAGCGGAACCAGACGTGATGGAGCGTCCTCCCATGAATCCCCGCGAGAGTATTTTTGCCCAAGGTCTGGGGTCTTACATGATCCGCATTGGTATTATCTTTGCTATTATCACCATTGCTTTAATGTGGTGGGCTTATCAGCATACCAATGCACCAGGCTATCAGGGAGATAAAGATACCTGGAAGACTATGGTGTTTACTACCCTCTGTATTGCACAGATGGGTCACGCTCTTGCGGTTCGCTCTAACACGAGGCTGATCTTTGAGTTAAACCCCTTCTCTAACCCCTATCTGCTAGCAGCGGTAACTGTAACCACAGCCTTGCAACTGGCGCTGGTTTACGTTCCACCCCTGCGAACTTTCTTTAATACTCACCCACTGAGTTTGGAGGAACTGGGGGTTTGTTTTGGCTTCAGCGCCTTAATGTTTGTTTGGGTAGAGCTTGAGAAAGTGTTTATTCGCTTATACAGAAGTAGGGGGTAA
- a CDS encoding lipid kinase, producing the protein MSKRSLLLVNRHARRGKDTLSDALNQLKSLGFELFEESTEKPQQISDIIRRYRDRVDMVIVGGGDGTLNAATAGLIETQLPLGILPLGTANDLARTLGIPNSLTEACNIIANGEVRRIDIGGVNDKYFFNVASMGLTVQITRNLSKEAKRRWGVLAYAATAMQVISRSRPFNAQITINGASVVVKTAQIAVGNGRFYGGGMVVAEDATINDARLDLYSLEYKHWWQVVGLLPGMWQGTQGKSSAVRALQGQEIEVNTKTPRPISADGEIITYTPAKFRVIPQSLSVIVSKSPEIPGLQEEGVEEGEGADTALKN; encoded by the coding sequence ATGAGCAAGCGATCGCTGTTGTTAGTTAATCGCCACGCTCGGCGCGGAAAAGATACTTTATCGGATGCACTAAACCAATTAAAATCGCTTGGCTTTGAACTGTTTGAAGAGTCAACAGAAAAACCCCAGCAGATATCAGATATTATCCGACGATACCGCGATCGCGTTGATATGGTAATAGTCGGTGGCGGTGATGGTACGTTAAATGCTGCCACAGCAGGGTTAATTGAAACTCAATTGCCCTTGGGAATTTTACCTTTAGGAACCGCAAACGATCTTGCTAGAACCCTGGGAATTCCAAATTCTTTAACCGAAGCTTGTAACATTATTGCCAACGGTGAAGTAAGGCGGATTGACATAGGCGGCGTCAACGATAAATACTTTTTCAACGTTGCCAGTATGGGGCTAACTGTACAAATAACGCGCAATTTGAGTAAAGAAGCTAAACGGCGTTGGGGAGTTTTAGCTTATGCAGCCACAGCAATGCAAGTTATATCGCGATCGCGACCATTTAACGCACAAATTACTATAAACGGCGCTTCAGTAGTAGTAAAAACAGCCCAGATTGCAGTAGGTAACGGTAGATTCTACGGCGGTGGTATGGTCGTTGCCGAGGATGCAACCATCAACGATGCTAGGCTAGATTTGTACAGTTTAGAATATAAGCACTGGTGGCAAGTTGTAGGGTTGCTGCCTGGAATGTGGCAAGGGACGCAGGGGAAATCATCGGCGGTGCGTGCGCTCCAAGGTCAAGAAATCGAAGTTAATACTAAGACCCCACGCCCTATAAGTGCTGATGGTGAAATCATCACTTACACCCCGGCTAAATTTCGCGTCATTCCCCAGTCGTTGTCGGTTATCGTCTCCAAATCGCCTGAAATTCCAGGGTTGCAAGAAGAGGGGGTAGAAGAAGGGGAGGGAGCAGACACAGCGCTCAAAAATTAG
- a CDS encoding CHAT domain-containing protein — protein sequence MKLSISRVSLLVVALSFMVSIGIEKGRSQAQSIIPAADNANTITTQNGNQFDISGGKISGDGANLFHSFTHFGLSKDQIANFISNPNIQNILAIIKGGDASVINGLLQVTGGNSNLILMNPAGIIFGSNASLNVPAGFTATTANAIGFGSNWFNSTNINDYAILTGTPSNFAFTMSQPGAIINAGNLAVGEGKNLVLVGGTVINTGNLSAPEGNIIVAAVKGENLVRLSQAGHLLSLEIGTGNPNTPSPTQNPLSLPELLTGGGASSATGLTVNSNGEVILTGSGISIPTESGIAIVSGSIDASGKSGGNVQIFGNKVGLLGANIKVSGTNNGGNVLIGGDYQGKGKVPRAASTYVSKDSVINADSILNGDGGRVIVWADKLTEFLGNISAKGGSNLGNGGFVEVSGKDTLIFRGKVDTLATNGNAGTLLLDPIDITIVSATAASEDSKLPSFSYTDNYPSSFTISKTALENQSGNVLLEASNNITINPGVSLNFVSGGSIVFKADADSNGVGSFLMNSADTIATNGRSLSISGATLSVGNINTSSGSGNGGAFALTANGDINYNFLSTKSISGNAGNIDINAGGNVVGLDIYANSDGDNGGNLTINAGGNIYTDDIFSMGSLKSGDITLISGGTIDTFKTDTTLNTPGGIVSCSSSGAVLCAGGSGKGGNITLKAAIAIDIPNTLTSTGSAGGGNIDVQSDGTISRISLNSSSTNGKGGAIAVNAKSDITTGDINSSAFLDGGNIDIKSGGIIDIRQLAINSSSTNGKGGAIALDSASDITTGNINSNGLLGGGDIKLLTSGGSINATKGGLNSSSINGNGGAIALEAKGDIRTAKVESSSPDSVKNGGDITFTSKEGAINTTAGSLFSSSTFGNSGAIALSANGNITTSDIDSRSTGSGNGGNITLISKAGAIDTTSGTFNSYSNSGLGGAIALSANSNITTANLISVSPGVGTGGNIILNTTTGAIDTTAGVLFGGSVSGNAGASALTANGNITTGAEVNSRSRGSGTNAGSITLTSISGAIDTTAGEVKSSSVDDNAGNGGALVFKASGNITTNTLISESSGSGNGGNINITSLKGEINTTAGDVNASSVNGNGGNITLQAAGNVTTNKISSNGFSKLNAGSLLIKSDGNINTDDLSFVSFSGDGGNISLTAASNITTKRISSSGANISGDINLTSGGIIDTTGGDVTSTFGTDNLINSAFGGNITFTATGDIKTDVLISGIQPYTGSAGNIKLDSTGGVITNNLNSSGLSEGGAIAISASNQITTGEINSSSTSGIGGNIQIDSKDTILSGDINSSGLNGGGAIAISASNQITTGEINSSSNFGNGGNVTLDPLGDIQVSLINAQGGTRGTGGTVDITTDRFFSATDLFADRNNINASISTAGGLGGGAIIIRHGGGLRGTPFVVGSASDNGTLGAIASSKDNAIASGSYNPPPVADINNISNYTQGNIQIITRLPSTQSQPPDPIITPSPSIQTQLPDPNNQPTKQPLVDTPSPELLPQPESYFTNNFEEYLEQVGDTRIKTIAEARETLSQIESATGVKPALIYVFFVPPSLAPSAANGSQIIRPVPDKNDALELLLITANGRPIRKRVPATKREQVLKVAQKFREQVTLEKTGTKYLPQAQQFYRWLLTPLEEDLQKEGIENLVFIMDAGLRSIPLAALHNGQQFLVEKYSVGLMPSLSITDTRYVDIKTAQVLGMGADKFAKQNPLPAVPLELQTITKKLWPGKFVLNEAFTLDNLKTARSQQPFGIVHLATHGEFKAGRPEKSYIQLWDTQLKLNQMRQLGWDAPPVELLVLSACRTALGDKEAELGFAGLSVAAGVKSSVASLWYVSDEGTLGLMTNFYNELKKAPIKAEALRQAQLAMLRNQVRLSGGKLQTASIELTVPPELAKLENQDFSHPYYWAGFTMVGNPW from the coding sequence ATGAAATTAAGTATATCGCGTGTTAGTCTGCTGGTGGTCGCACTTTCGTTTATGGTTAGCATAGGTATAGAGAAAGGGCGATCGCAGGCGCAATCTATTATCCCAGCCGCAGATAACGCTAACACCATTACCACCCAGAATGGCAATCAGTTCGACATAAGTGGCGGTAAGATTTCAGGCGATGGTGCAAATCTATTCCATAGTTTTACCCACTTTGGCCTAAGCAAAGACCAAATTGCAAACTTTATCTCCAACCCCAACATTCAGAATATTCTTGCAATAATAAAGGGCGGAGACGCATCAGTAATTAACGGCTTACTCCAAGTTACGGGCGGCAATTCTAACTTAATTTTAATGAATCCAGCAGGGATTATTTTTGGCAGCAACGCTAGCTTAAATGTACCTGCTGGATTTACAGCTACAACAGCCAATGCTATTGGCTTTGGCTCTAATTGGTTTAATTCGACTAATATTAATGACTACGCTATTCTCACCGGAACGCCCAGCAATTTTGCATTTACGATGAGTCAGCCAGGGGCAATTATTAACGCTGGCAACTTAGCAGTGGGAGAAGGAAAAAATTTAGTTTTGGTAGGCGGAACTGTTATAAATACGGGTAATTTATCCGCGCCCGAGGGTAATATTATCGTAGCGGCTGTAAAAGGAGAAAATTTAGTTCGCTTGAGCCAAGCGGGACACCTTCTAAGTTTAGAAATAGGGACGGGGAATCCTAATACCCCATCACCAACCCAAAATCCCCTATCATTACCGGAATTATTGACTGGTGGCGGTGCAAGTAGTGCTACGGGACTTACAGTTAATAGTAATGGTGAGGTAATCTTAACTGGTTCAGGGATTAGCATTCCCACAGAGTCGGGTATTGCTATTGTATCTGGCAGTATTGATGCATCAGGCAAAAGCGGCGGAAATGTGCAAATTTTTGGTAACAAAGTTGGATTATTAGGCGCTAATATTAAGGTTTCAGGTACTAATAATGGGGGTAACGTGCTGATTGGCGGCGACTACCAGGGTAAGGGTAAAGTGCCTCGCGCCGCAAGCACTTACGTTAGTAAAGATAGTGTTATTAATGCAGATAGTATTCTTAACGGTGATGGCGGTCGTGTTATTGTTTGGGCTGATAAATTAACTGAATTTTTAGGTAATATTAGCGCTAAGGGTGGCAGTAATTTAGGTAACGGCGGATTTGTGGAAGTGTCGGGTAAAGACACCCTAATTTTTAGAGGTAAAGTTGATACTCTGGCGACTAATGGTAATGCGGGTACTTTGCTGCTTGACCCAATTGATATCACGATAGTAAGCGCTACGGCTGCATCGGAAGACAGCAAGTTGCCCTCTTTTTCCTATACTGATAATTATCCTTCTTCGTTTACAATTTCCAAAACTGCACTGGAAAATCAGAGCGGTAATGTGTTGCTGGAGGCGAGTAATAATATCACAATTAACCCAGGCGTATCGTTGAATTTTGTTAGCGGTGGGTCAATTGTTTTTAAGGCGGACGCTGATAGTAATGGTGTTGGCTCTTTTTTGATGAATTCAGCAGATACTATTGCTACAAATGGGCGATCGCTATCTATTTCAGGAGCAACTTTATCTGTTGGAAATATTAATACTTCATCGGGTTCTGGCAATGGAGGAGCGTTCGCTCTTACTGCCAATGGGGATATTAATTATAATTTCCTTTCGACTAAAAGTATTAGTGGCAATGCTGGCAACATCGATATAAATGCTGGTGGAAACGTTGTCGGCTTAGATATTTATGCCAACTCTGATGGAGACAATGGCGGCAATCTCACTATAAATGCTGGTGGGAATATTTACACCGATGATATCTTTTCTATGGGTTCTTTAAAGAGTGGGGATATCACCCTAATCAGCGGCGGGACGATTGACACATTCAAAACTGATACAACCCTAAATACCCCAGGTGGTATAGTTTCATGTTCTAGCAGTGGTGCTGTACTTTGCGCTGGTGGTAGTGGCAAGGGTGGAAATATCACTCTTAAAGCAGCGATCGCAATTGATATTCCAAATACACTCACCAGTACTGGTTCTGCTGGTGGCGGAAATATTGATGTTCAAAGCGATGGAACAATTAGCAGAATTTCTTTAAACTCAAGTTCTACTAATGGTAAAGGTGGCGCGATCGCTGTCAATGCCAAAAGCGATATTACGACGGGTGATATTAATTCGAGTGCCTTTCTAGATGGCGGAAATATCGATATTAAAAGCGGTGGAATAATTGATATTAGGCAACTGGCTATAAACTCAAGTTCTACTAATGGTAAAGGTGGCGCGATCGCTCTCGATTCGGCAAGCGATATTACAACGGGTAATATTAATTCCAATGGCTTATTAGGCGGCGGCGATATTAAATTGCTAACCAGCGGCGGCAGCATTAATGCTACTAAAGGTGGCCTAAACTCTAGTTCTATTAATGGCAATGGCGGCGCGATCGCACTTGAAGCTAAAGGCGATATTAGGACGGCAAAAGTGGAATCTAGTTCGCCTGATTCTGTTAAAAATGGGGGTGACATTACCTTCACTAGCAAGGAAGGAGCGATAAACACCACAGCGGGAAGTTTATTTTCTAGCTCTACCTTTGGCAATTCGGGAGCGATCGCGCTTTCTGCTAATGGCAACATTACTACTTCTGATATTGATTCTCGCTCAACTGGTTCCGGCAATGGGGGTAATATTACTCTTATTAGTAAAGCGGGAGCGATTGACACTACATCGGGAACTTTTAACTCTTACTCTAATAGTGGCTTAGGAGGTGCGATCGCTCTCAGTGCTAATAGCAATATTACTACTGCTAATTTGATATCTGTATCACCCGGCGTTGGCACTGGTGGTAATATTATTCTTAACACCACAACAGGAGCCATCGATACAACAGCAGGAGTTTTATTCGGTGGTTCTGTGAGTGGAAATGCAGGAGCGAGCGCTCTTACTGCTAATGGAAACATTACCACTGGTGCTGAAGTGAATTCTCGCTCTAGGGGTTCTGGCACTAATGCTGGTTCTATCACATTAACAAGCATTTCAGGAGCCATTGATACAACAGCAGGAGAGGTGAAATCTAGCTCGGTTGATGACAATGCTGGTAATGGTGGAGCGCTAGTTTTTAAAGCATCGGGAAACATTACTACTAATACGCTTATCTCTGAATCTTCTGGTTCTGGTAACGGCGGTAATATCAATATCACCAGTTTAAAGGGAGAAATTAACACGACAGCAGGAGATGTGAATGCTAGTTCTGTTAATGGAAATGGTGGAAATATTACGCTACAAGCCGCTGGCAATGTTACTACTAATAAAATTAGCTCGAATGGTTTTTCTAAGCTCAATGCTGGGAGCCTTCTTATTAAGAGTGACGGTAATATAAATACTGATGATTTAAGTTTTGTTAGTTTTTCTGGCGATGGCGGTAATATCTCCCTTACTGCGGCTAGTAATATTACAACCAAACGAATAAGTTCTAGCGGAGCAAATATCAGCGGAGATATTAATCTTACAAGTGGTGGAATAATTGATACTACTGGGGGCGATGTTACTTCTACGTTTGGAACCGATAATCTTATCAATTCCGCTTTTGGTGGCAATATTACTTTCACTGCTACTGGTGATATAAAGACTGATGTATTAATATCTGGTATTCAGCCTTACACTGGCAGCGCTGGAAATATTAAGCTTGATAGCACGGGCGGTGTTATTACTAATAATCTTAACTCATCAGGCTTGAGTGAAGGAGGCGCGATCGCTATCTCAGCTAGCAACCAAATTACAACTGGGGAAATCAATTCTAGTTCTACTTCTGGTATTGGTGGAAATATACAAATCGATAGCAAAGATACTATCTTAAGTGGAGATATTAACTCATCAGGGTTGAATGGGGGAGGCGCGATCGCTATTTCAGCTAGCAACCAAATTACAACTGGAGAAATCAATTCTAGTTCTAATTTTGGTAATGGCGGAAATGTAACTCTCGATCCGCTTGGAGATATTCAAGTTAGTTTAATAAATGCCCAAGGTGGAACGCGGGGAACGGGGGGGACAGTTGATATTACTACTGACAGATTCTTTAGTGCTACCGACTTGTTCGCCGATCGAAATAACATTAATGCCAGTATTTCTACAGCAGGCGGACTTGGAGGAGGTGCAATTATTATTCGACACGGCGGAGGTTTGCGGGGGACTCCTTTTGTAGTCGGAAGTGCAAGCGATAACGGTACTTTAGGCGCGATCGCTAGTAGTAAAGATAATGCGATCGCTTCTGGTTCTTACAATCCACCTCCTGTAGCTGACATCAATAATATTTCCAACTATACTCAAGGCAATATTCAAATAATTACTAGGTTGCCATCAACCCAAAGTCAGCCGCCAGACCCAATAATTACCCCTTCGCCATCCATCCAAACGCAACTGCCAGATCCCAACAATCAACCTACCAAACAACCGCTAGTTGATACCCCATCGCCGGAACTTCTACCTCAACCGGAGTCTTACTTCACCAATAATTTTGAAGAATATCTAGAGCAAGTTGGCGATACGCGGATTAAAACTATTGCTGAGGCGAGGGAAACTCTTTCGCAAATAGAGTCTGCAACTGGTGTCAAACCCGCGCTGATATACGTCTTTTTTGTTCCTCCCAGTCTAGCTCCTTCAGCAGCAAATGGAAGCCAAATAATTCGTCCAGTTCCAGATAAAAATGATGCCCTCGAATTACTGCTTATAACAGCCAACGGGCGACCGATTCGCAAACGAGTACCGGCGACAAAACGCGAACAAGTCCTTAAAGTTGCCCAGAAATTTCGCGAACAAGTCACCTTGGAAAAAACAGGCACTAAGTATTTACCCCAAGCCCAGCAATTTTATCGGTGGTTGCTAACACCTTTAGAAGAAGATTTGCAGAAAGAGGGTATAGAAAATCTGGTGTTTATTATGGACGCAGGTTTGCGTTCTATCCCCCTAGCGGCGTTGCACAATGGTCAACAATTTCTCGTGGAAAAATATAGTGTTGGTTTGATGCCCAGTCTTAGCATCACCGATACCCGTTATGTTGATATCAAGACGGCGCAAGTATTGGGTATGGGAGCCGATAAATTTGCCAAACAAAATCCTTTACCCGCTGTACCGCTTGAGCTTCAAACTATTACGAAGAAGTTGTGGCCGGGAAAATTTGTTCTCAATGAAGCTTTCACTTTAGATAATCTCAAGACCGCACGCAGCCAACAACCTTTTGGAATTGTACACCTAGCCACTCACGGCGAATTTAAGGCAGGACGACCAGAAAAATCTTATATCCAGCTTTGGGATACCCAACTCAAACTTAACCAGATGCGACAGTTGGGTTGGGATGCGCCACCCGTAGAGTTATTGGTGCTGAGTGCTTGTCGCACTGCTTTGGGGGATAAGGAAGCGGAGTTAGGCTTTGCAGGTTTGTCGGTTGCGGCGGGGGTTAAGTCGTCAGTCGCTAGTTTATGGTACGTCAGCGATGAGGGCACTTTGGGGCTGATGACTAATTTCTACAACGAACTTAAAAAAGCTCCCATCAAAGCTGAGGCGTTACGACAGGCGCAACTGGCGATGCTGCGAAACCAAGTGCGCCTGTCCGGGGGGAAGTTGCAAACTGCGAGTATTGAACTGACTGTGCCGCCTGAACTAGCGAAGTTAGAAAACCAAGACTTCTCGCATCCCTACTACTGGGCTGGTTTCACGATGGTTGGCAATCCCTGGTAA